One Trichoderma atroviride chromosome 7, complete sequence DNA segment encodes these proteins:
- a CDS encoding uncharacterized protein (EggNog:ENOG41~TransMembrane:9 (i147-172o178-201i208-225o245-263i646-665o677-694i701-719o725-743i794-812o)) encodes MAPGSTPRMAPAHSHSAQNTSSDDTIIPLSPRQLRAPALSSTRQTSQDPAKSGLLRRLLDFMSASLSRRADAMANSVRAALLRFIKWLDSPAGHGVLKCTLAYTIASLATFLSPLSSFLGTPDGKHVVATITVYFHPARSTGSMIEAVLIAVVAVAYAELVSILSMVTSVFVGSVMGLVTLAHVLVVIIFIGGAFGFMGWVKQKMANPLVNVGSTLASLAIISVVTKENAVVSNVFSNQKIVQVFKMLVMGITSTAAVNVLVWRVSARDLLRTSLAKATVSLGGMLSSITASFLKGVEEGDMSAQFSAASATYNTTNPQMLKNLREAKFEDYLLGREKIYVLQRSTVKAIETLARSIGGLRSAANTQLSLLRQAESDDGPPPLTRFLTVSSLGDFEGISPSSSSPRAIQGTSRPNSPGRRPSTATQQDGPAPAAVFHLFVDLMGPSMKTLTESLVQILQEPPLGTTSDFEVTISEELRHNLTEALGEFNAARSNALQQVYTMIEQEKSTSRRIQAGLEEIAAACGHFSFSLQTFGEEMQKYLDVLDDLKYVNEHSKKSWRWLFWWRKEDATAPGRKMSSLPFETSPEAESLIKPIRKRDMPRGIPDSMIRRRDTYNWQAAPNASKILSMFSQSVMKFARKIARDDILFGLKVGIGASLWGMLAFIEETRDFYNHYRGEWGLLSFMIVCSMTVGASNTTGWARFLGTFFGAFFSLFNWTVSQGNAAALIVLGWAVSFWNFYLIVARGKAPLGRMTILAYNVSTLYAYSLSQRVDDDDDDEGGIHPIMMKIVKHRVISVITGILWGLIVCRVIWPISARRKFKEGVSMLYLQMGLIWRRGPLAILLRTDCSESYLKSGEQVAMQRYASRLESLRQSASSEFELRGPFPFETYGRIMRSTNRILDSFYAMSLVTHREGNLSPGERALLEYTAAERAVLCDRICHVFQVLASSMMLEYPLTDAVPSVIGIRDRLLAKIFQFRKEHSPEAVRNLGFIEENEAENGESSRDTTAAASSSDTQVSLTIAEERDYALIYAYTLVTGQVAQELKIAEKEIESLFGILNEESPLLV; translated from the exons ATGGCGCCGGGCTCAACACCACGCATGGCGCCGGCTCACTCGCATTCTGCACAGAAT ACGAGCAGCGATGACACCATCATCCCTCTGTCGCCCCGCCAGCTGCGGGCTCCCGCTCTGAGCTCGACGCGACAAACCTCCCAAGATCCAGCCAAGAGCGGCCTCTTGCGACGCCTCCTCGACTTCATGTCCGCATCGCTGTCCCGCCGCGCCGATGCCATGGCCAACTCCGTCCGCGCCGCGCTGCTGCGCTTCATCAAGTGGCTCGACTCGCCCGCGGGCCACGGCGTCCTCAAGTGCACCTTGGCCTacaccatcgccagcctgGCCACCTTCCTCTCGCCGCTGTCGAGCTTCCTGGGCACGCCCGACGGCAAGCATGTCGTCGCAACAATCACCGTCTACTTCCACCCGGCGCGGTCCACCGGGTCCATGATCGAggccgtcctcatcgccgtCGTGGCCGTCGCGTACGCCGAGCTCGTTTCGATTCTCTCCATGGTCACCTCCGTCTTTGTCGGCTCCGTCATGGGCCTCGTCACCTTGGCGCATGTATtggtcgtcatcatcttcatcggcggcgcctttggcttcatggGATGGGtcaagcagaagatggcgaaCCCGCTGGTCAATGTCGGCAGCACCCTGGCATCCcttgccatcatctccgTCGTTACGAAAGAAaacgccgtcgtctccaaCGTCTTTTCGAATCAGAAAATCGTCCAAGTCTTCAAGATGCTCGTCATGGGCATCACATCCACCGCCGCTGTCAACGTTTTGGTTTGGAGAGTGTCTGCCCGCGATCTGTTACGCAcctccttggccaaggcaacCGTCTCGCTGGGGGGCATGCTCTCATCCATCACCGCGAGCTTTCTCAAGggagtggaagaaggagacaTGTCTGCCCAGTTTTCTGCAGCCTCGGCCACCTACAACACGACGAACCCGCAAATGCTCAAAAACCTGCGAGAGGCAAAGTTTGAGGACTACCTCCTCGGCCGCGAGAAGATATACGTATTGCAGAGATCCAcagtcaaggccatcgagaCTCTTGCTCGCTCCATCGGCGGCCTACGCAGCGCGGCTAATACCCAGCTGTCCCTCCTCAGGCAGGCCGAATCAGACGATGGGCCGCCGCCCTTGACCCGATTTCTGACAGTTTCGTCCCTTGGCGACTTTGAAGGCATATCTCCTAGCAGTTCCAGTCCGAGAGCTATCCAAGGGACGAGCAGACCCAATTCACCGGGACGGCGACCAAGCACTGCGACGCAACAGGATGGCCCTGCGCCGGCAGCCGTCTTTCATCTATTTGTCGACTTGATGGGGCCctcgatgaagacgctgACCGAAAGCCTTGTTCAGATTCTCCAAGAGCCGCCTCTAGGAACAACCTCCGATTTTGAAGTGACTATTAGCGAAGAACTCCGGCATAACCTCACCGAGGCGCTCGGCGAATTCAATGCGGCGAGGTCCAACGCCTTGCAGCAGGTGTACACCATGATTGAGCAAGAAAAGTCTACTTCGCGACGGATACAGGCTGGCttggaggagattgccgcCGCCTGTGGCCATTTCAGCTTCAGTTTGCAGACATTTGGCGAGGAAATGCAGAAATACCTCGATGTACTTGATGACCTCAAGTATGTCAACGAACATAGCAAGAaaagctggcgctggctttTCTGGTGGAGGAAAGAGGACGCTACTGCGCCAGGACGTAAAATGTCGAGCCTACCGTTTGAAACTTCACCGGAAGCCGAGAGCCTGATCAAGCCCATCCGGAAGCGCGATATGCCCAGGGGTATTCCAGACTCCATGATCCGCCGCAGAGACACTTATAACTGGCAAGCAGCGCCCAATGCCAGCAAGATACTGTCCATGTTTTCTCAGTCTGTCATGAAATTCGCTAGAAAAATTGCCCGAGACGACA TATTGTTTGGTCTCAAGGTGGGCATTGGCGCTTCTCTTTGGGGAATGCTCGCCTTCATAGAAGAGACTCGAGACTTTTATAACCACTATCGCGGCGAATGGGGACTCTTATCCTTCATGATTGTTTGCTCCATGACGGTCGGCGCTTCCAACACAACCGGCTGGGCTCGGTTCCTGGGAACATTTTTCggtgccttcttctccttgttcaACTGGACCGTCAGCCAGGGTAATGCGGCGGCGCTCATCGTACTCGGATGGGCGGTCAGCTTCTGGAACTTTTATCTCATCGTCGCCCGAGGCAAAGCTCCGCTGGGTCGCATGACCATACTGGCATACAACGTGTCAACGCTCTACGCCTATAGCTTGAGCCAGCgggtcgacgacgacgacgacgatgagggtGGAATACACCCGATTATGATGAAGATTGTAAAGCATCGTGTCATTTCCGTCATAACGGGCATCCTCTGGGGATTGATTGTCTGTCGTGTCATCTGGCCCATCTCAGCTCGCCGGAAGTTTAAGGAAGGGGTTTCTATGCTCTATCTTCAAATGGGTCTCATTTGGCGGCGAGGACCGCTGGCTATTCTGCTCCGCACCGACTGTTCCGAGAGTTACCTCAAGTCTGGGGAGCAGGTGGCCATGCAGCGGTACGCCAGCCGCCTGGAAAGTCTGCGCCAATCGGCCTCGTCGGAATTTGAGCTTCGCGGCCCTTTTCCATTTGAGACATATGGCCGCATCATGCGCAGCACCAACCGGATCCTGGACAGTTTCTACGCCATGAGCCTGGTAACACATCGGGAAGGGAATCTTAGTCCAGGCGAGCGAGCCCTTTTGGAGTACACAGCAGCGGAGAGAGCCGTCTTGTGCGACCGTATATGCCACGTCTTTCAAGTGCTCGCCAGCTCCATGATGCTGGAATACCCTTTGACCGACGCGGTTCCCAGCGTCATTGGCATCCGCGATcggctgctggccaagattTTCCAATTCCGCAAGGAGCACTCACCCGAAGCTGTTCGAAACCTGGGCTTTATcgaagagaatgaagccgAGAATGGCGAGAGTAGCCGTGACACtacagctgctgctagcagcagtgACACACAAGTCAGCTTAACGATAGCTGAGGAGAGGGACTATGCTCTCATTTATGCATATACGCTGGTTACGGGCCAGGTGGCACAGGAGCTCAAGATTGCcgagaaggagattgagagtTTGTTTGGTATACTCAACGAAGAGTCACCACTGCTTGTATAA
- a CDS encoding uncharacterized protein (EggNog:ENOG41~TransMembrane:11 (o62-82i91-111o117-138i158-181o193-211i232-253o281-303i310-330o336-354i375-393o413-431i)), translated as MMEPAIEVGIRRKTFFQTALPVFACGAGLFSDGYVNNVIGSVNTVLKLEYGTVYTDSNAAKYVSDIAFVGTVVGQLFFGFLADRWSRSNSLLVSTVILIVFTALATGSYYHGDAVGMFNMLTAWRFFVGIGIGGEYPAGSVGCAETSGELKEGTRNRWFILFTNTMIDWGFVIGAFVPYVVAAATHDGRLSTIWRTSLGIGVVFPFVLFILRLRLKEPDEFSKESMRHKTPYLLVLRYYGFRLLAVSIVWFLYDFSTYAFGIYTSSILSGIYSSTAPLTTIFGWNTVINLFYIPGTMIGAFASDYIGPKYTLIIGVVLQAVIGYIMAGVYDKISQHIAAFAVVYGIFLSFGEFGPGNNIGLLAAKSCATGVRGRYYGIAAAIGKIGAFVGTWVFPRIEAAGGNDPTKVAQYPFWVASSLALLSALITFFFIPNVGQDTITHEDIKFREYLESHGWDTAQLGLDNKTDSAPTYNEEEHVIQKNLQ; from the exons ATGATGGAACCCGCCATTGAAGTCGGCATCCGCCGCAAGACCTTCTTCCAGACCGCGCTGCCCGTCTTCGCCTGCGGTGCCGGTCTCTTCTCCGATGGCTACGTCAACAACGTCATTGGGTCTGTCAACACCGTCCTCAAGCTCGAATACGGCACCGTCTACACCGACTCCAACGCCGCAAAGTATGTCTCGGACATTGCCTTTGTCGGCACCGTCGTCggccagctcttctttggcttcctgGCCGACCGCTGGTCTCGCTCCAACTCGCTGCTCGTTTCCaccgtcatcctcatcgtcttcactGCGCTGGCCACGGGCTCGTACTATCACGGCGACGCGGTTGGCATGTTCAACATGCTGACTGCCTGGCGCTTCTTTGTTGGCATTGGTATTGGAG GTGAATATCCTGCTGGCAGCGTTGGCTGCGCCGAGACGAGTGGCGAGCTCAAGGAGGGCACCCGCAACCGCTGGttcatcctcttcaccaACACCATGATTGACTGGGGCTTCGTCATTGGCGCATTCGTTCCTT ACGTCGTTGCCGCTGCTACTCACGACGGCCGCCTCAGCACCATCTGGCGCACTTCTCTCGGAATCGGTGTCGTTTTCCCCTTTGTCCTGTTCATCCTCCGTCTCAGACTCAAGGAGCCCGATGAGTTCTCCAAGGAGTCCATGAGGCACAAGACACCCTACCTGCTGGTCCTCCGCTACTACGGCTTCCGACTGCTCGCTGTGAGCATCGTCTGGTTCCTCTACGAT TTCTCTACGTACGCCTTTGGTATCTACACTTCGTCTATCCTGTCTGGCATCTACTCCTCCACCGCTCCCCTCACCACCATCTTCGGGTGGAACACCGTCATCAACCTGTTCTACATTCCCGGAACCATGATTGGTGCCTTTGCCAGTGACTACATCGGCCCCAAGTACACCCTGATCATTGGTGTTGTTCTGCAGGCCGTCATCGGCTACATCATGGCTGGTGTCTATGACAAGATCTCCCAGCACattgctgcctttgccgtcGTATACGGCATTTTCCTGAGCTTTGGAGAGTTTGGCCCCGGCAACAACATCGGTCTCTTGGCCGCCAAGTCCTGCGCCACTGGTGTTCGTGGTCGATACTACGGTattgccgctgccattggcaagaTTGGTGCCTTTGTCGGAACCTGGGTCTTCCCCCGCATCGAGGCGGCTGGTGGCAATGATCCCACAAAGGTGGCCCAGTATCCCTTTTGggttgcttcttctttggcgctgCTGTCTGCTCTCAttaccttcttcttcattcccaACGTTGGCCAGGATACCATCACTCACGAGGACATCAAGTTCCGCGAGTACCTCGAGAGCCACGGCTGGGATACTGCCCAGCTCGGCTTGGACAACAAGACTGACTCCGCCCCTACTTACAATGAGGAGGAGCATGTCATCCAAAAGAATCTGCAGTAG
- a CDS encoding uncharacterized protein (EggNog:ENOG41), with amino-acid sequence MPTSNTYSRPIRHIQREDLYTNLEMRIQYLHSFLDFSSRDIDALVNDSKYIKALIPAVANIVYKKLLQYDITAQAFTVRSTSYEGPLDEIPDENSPQILHRKMFLRAYLSKLCSDPSKMEFWEYLDKVGMMHVGLGRKHPLNVEYIHLGACLGYIQDVLNEAILSHPRLHIQRKIALVKALNKVIWVQNDLMARWHVKDGAEYENPDAEIEVESEGYLHGKKVFNDEDMQDEAAGEAPPERSSCPFSGVPASGIPVKHVDFKEAT; translated from the exons ATGCCAACCTCAAATACATACTCAAGGCCAATTCGGCATATCCAGCGCGAAGACCTCTACACCAATCTCGAAATGCGAATCCAATACCTCCACTCATTCCTCGACTTTTCAAGCC GCGACATTGACGCCCTCGTCAACGACTCCAAATACATCAAAGCCCTCATCCCCGCCGTCGCAAACATCGTCTACAAAAAGCTCCTCCAGTACGACATCACCGCCCAGGCCTTTACCGTCAGAAGTACATCCTACGAGGGCCCGCTGGATGAGATTCCCGATGAAAACAGCCCGCAGATTCTGCATCGCAAAATGTTTCTGCGCGCATACTTGAGCAAACTATGCTCGGACCCGAGCAAGATGGAGTTTTGGGAGTATCTCGACAAAGTTGG CATGATGCACGTAGGCCTCGGCCGAAAGCACCCCCTCAACGTCGAATACATCCACCTCGGCGCCTGTCTCGGCTACATCCAAGACGTCCTCAACGAAGCCATCCTCTCCCACCCGCGCCTGCACATCCAGCGCAAAATCGCCCTCGTCAAGGCCCTCAACAAGGTCATCTGGGTGCAAAACGACCTCATGGCCCGGTGGCACGTCAAGGACGGCGCCGAGTACGAGAATCCCGACGCGGAAATCGAGGTTGAGAGCGAGGGCTACCTCCACGGGAAGAAAGTGTTCAACGACGAGGACATGCAGGATGAGGCAGCTGGCGAGGCGCCTCCGGAGAGATCGTCGTGTCCGTTTTCTGGAGTGCCGGCTTCGGGGATACCGGTGAAGCATGTTGATTTTAAGGAGGCAACATAG
- a CDS encoding uncharacterized protein (EggNog:ENOG41): MPTAIPFRRRDPGVTAQTASFNDIVFPKIYEEAWGSSDPNSPDQRTDFDRARIFLMRIANMTPDPLIIQELRNIVSNPQNKTVQALATAIQHRIFGNSHGSFATTPLMQSVRFMLLKSRVPELILSDRTRSVVDFFFDPTLERNLNPPPTGEVSVYKYVPGRLKVAIIGGGPTALASAIAIAEKGAGSVEVHMYEKRWVEKQLPNGETVVDYPPTARRRDQVVTLQDSVTSLLSKASYQALFAGRPERVWPGSANIQIRKVEDRFLKRVQDPEFQGLVFLHCEGVTREDLAKVGDFHVLLGADGAASWVRQSYFHGYENERGRSYALGLAFDRPAGLPWSQSLNVFLTLGQTRYLLNASDHDGRGYLNMQLTEEEWHKMLSVDGQPVHFGRPGCFRKPDGSIPDGFEPSQVFAPSEDRSSPLWTSISDGLKLFGFKDEEVINVVRIPIVVQAVREGVQLLPPQDSINVKRPHALVAVAGDAAMTVHFWPGRGLNSGIKAGLSLGDELVHALNSGKFIGMPISAMKEYNDFILKLQGREHDKRSIPILNQSGSPEMLGWLLQKANSVPDAVAIEWLIGAMTQIADRLQRRDDWSYEYVENVEPQLRIVLRQLAPLTLKEMAVSFPWPTREMAGAEVLPIRSMKAEEKQKWLNNLWGLLKDEKSKDSRAAPPPPQNGDRPTSSARFEAPKGGKARPASLMPPSRDSLDSGSLRRSNATQSVRHSRNLSVPGEGAPRARSPSPGPGGEVSLSRMLTVHKKPPSSVLGDALSLALFRVEDQ, encoded by the coding sequence ATGCCTACTGCTATCCCATTCCGAAGGCGTGATCCAGGCGTAACCGCCCAGACGGCCTCTTTCAACGACATCGTCTTCCCCAAGATCTACGAAGAAGCCTGGGGCAGCTCCGACCCCAACTCGCCGGATCAACGAACCGATTTCGACCGCGCTCGCATCTTCCTCATGCGCATAGCCAACATGACGCCCGATCCCTTGATTATCCAAGAGTTGCGCAACATTGTTTCGAATCCGCAGAATAAAACAGTGCAAGCCCTGGCTACGGCGATACAGCACCGGATATTTGGAAACTCACACGGCTCGTTTGCTACCACGCCCTTGATGCAGTCTGTGCGTTTTATGCTTCTCAAGTCTCGCGTGCCAGAGCTTATTCTATCCGACCGAACAAGATCGGTtgtcgacttcttcttcgatcCGACGTTGGAGAGAAACCTCAACCCGCCACCGACCGGCGAAGTATCCGTCTATAAGTATGTGCCGGGAAGATTGAAAGTTGCCATCATAGGAGGCGGCCCTACTGCCCTCGCATCAGCCATTGCAATCGCCGAGAAGGGCGCTGGCAGCGTTGAGGTACACATGTATGAGAAGCGCTGGGTGGAAAAGCAGCTTCCCAACGGCGAAACTGTCGTCGATTATCCGCCTACTGCTAGGAGAAGAGACCAAGTCGTCACGCTTCAAGACTCTGTCACTTCCCTACTCAGCAAGGCGTCATATCAAGCGCTCTTCGCCGGCAGGCCAGAGCGAGTATGGCCCGGGTCGGCCAACATCCAGATCCGCAAAGTAGAAGACCGTTTCCTCAAGCGGGTACAAGACCCAGAGTTCCAAGGCCTTGTTTTCCTGCACTGCGAGGGCGTCACAAGAGAAGACCTTGCCAAAGTCGGTGATTTCCACGTCTTGCTGGGCGCCGACGGTGCTGCTTCATGGGTGCGCCAGTCATATTTCCACGGATATGAAAACGAGCGCGGAAGAAGCTATGCCTTGGGTTTGGCTTTTGACAGACCTGCCGGCTTGCCGTGGTCACAGTCCCTGAACGTCTTCCTCACGCTTGGACAGACACGTTATTTACTGAATGCCAGCGATCACGATGGCAGGGGCTACTTGAATATGCAGCTCACCGAGGAAGAGTGGCACAAGATGCTCTCGGTTGATGGGCAGCCAGTCCATTTCGGCAGACCAGGTTGCTTCAGGAAGCCTGACGGAAGTATCCCCGACGGTTTTGAGCCAAGTCAAGTATTCGCGCCATCTGAAGATAGGAGCAGCCCTCTGTGGACATCAATCTCAGACGGCCTCAAGCTCTTTGGATTCAAGGACGAAGAAGTCATCAACGTTGTGCGCATCCCAATTGTTGTACAAGCCGTAAGAGAGGGAGTACAGTTGCTGCCGCCTCAAGACTCCATCAACGTCAAGCGCCCCCATGCTCTGGTCGCAGTCGCCGGCGATGCTGCAATGACGGTACACTTCTGGCCAGGACGAGGCCTCAACAGCGGCATCAAGGCCGGCCTATCCCTCGGAGACGAGCTTGTCCACGCACTAAACAGCGGCAAGTTCATCGGCATGCCCATCAGCGCCATGAAAGAGTACAACGACTTCATCCTCAAGCTCCAAGGACGCGAACACGACAAGCGCAGCATCCCCATCCTGAACCAGTCCGGCTCTCCAGAAATGCTCGGCTGGCTCCTCCAAAAGGCCAACAGCGTGCCCGACGCCGTAGCCATAGAGTGGCTGATTGGTGCCATGACGCAAATCGCCGACCGTCTCCAGCGAAGAGACGACTGGTCCTACGAGTACGTGGAAAACGTCGAGCCGCAGCTGCGCATCGTGCTACGCCAACTCGCCCCGTTGACGCTCAAGGAAATGGCCGTCAGCTTTCCCTGGCCGACGCGAGAAATGGCCGGCGCCGAAGTGCTGCCCATTCGCTCCATGAAGGCCgaagagaagcagaagtGGCTCAACAACTTGTGGGGTCTTTTGAAAGacgagaagagcaaagacagCCGTGCcgcccctcctcctcctcaaaaTGGCGACAGGCCTACTTCATCAGCAAGATTCGAAGCTCCCAAAGGTGGTAAAGCGAGACCGGCGTCTCTCATGCCTCCTAGTCGCGACAGTCTCGACAGCGGTAGTTTGAGGAGGAGCAATGCCACGCAAAGTGTGCGGCACAGTAGAAATCTCAGCGTCCCGGGCGAAGGTGCGCCGAGGGCCAGATCACCATCACCTGGTCCGGGTGGCGAGGTCAGCTTGAGCAGGATGCTGACGGTTCACAAGAAGCCGCCGTCGTCGGTGTTGGGAGATGCGTTGTCGCTGGCGTTGTTCCGAGTGGAGGATCAGTGA
- a CDS encoding uncharacterized protein (EggNog:ENOG41~TransMembrane:9 (i86-111o117-140i147-164o184-202i585-604o616-633i640-658o664-682i733-751o)) yields MSASLSRRADAMANSVRAALLRFIKWLDSPAGHGVLKCTLAYTIASLATFLSPLSSFLGTPDGKHVVATITVYFHPARSTGSMIEAVLIAVVAVAYAELVSILSMVTSVFVGSVMGLVTLAHVLVVIIFIGGAFGFMGWVKQKMANPLVNVGSTLASLAIISVVTKENAVVSNVFSNQKIVQVFKMLVMGITSTAAVNVLVWRVSARDLLRTSLAKATVSLGGMLSSITASFLKGVEEGDMSAQFSAASATYNTTNPQMLKNLREAKFEDYLLGREKIYVLQRSTVKAIETLARSIGGLRSAANTQLSLLRQAESDDGPPPLTRFLTVSSLGDFEGISPSSSSPRAIQGTSRPNSPGRRPSTATQQDGPAPAAVFHLFVDLMGPSMKTLTESLVQILQEPPLGTTSDFEVTISEELRHNLTEALGEFNAARSNALQQVYTMIEQEKSTSRRIQAGLEEIAAACGHFSFSLQTFGEEMQKYLDVLDDLKYVNEHSKKSWRWLFWWRKEDATAPGRKMSSLPFETSPEAESLIKPIRKRDMPRGIPDSMIRRRDTYNWQAAPNASKILSMFSQSVMKFARKIARDDILFGLKVGIGASLWGMLAFIEETRDFYNHYRGEWGLLSFMIVCSMTVGASNTTGWARFLGTFFGAFFSLFNWTVSQGNAAALIVLGWAVSFWNFYLIVARGKAPLGRMTILAYNVSTLYAYSLSQRVDDDDDDEGGIHPIMMKIVKHRVISVITGILWGLIVCRVIWPISARRKFKEGVSMLYLQMGLIWRRGPLAILLRTDCSESYLKSGEQVAMQRYASRLESLRQSASSEFELRGPFPFETYGRIMRSTNRILDSFYAMSLVTHREGNLSPGERALLEYTAAERAVLCDRICHVFQVLASSMMLEYPLTDAVPSVIGIRDRLLAKIFQFRKEHSPEAVRNLGFIEENEAENGESSRDTTAAASSSDTQVSLTIAEERDYALIYAYTLVTGQVAQELKIAEKEIESLFGILNEESPLLV; encoded by the exons ATGTCCGCATCGCTGTCCCGCCGCGCCGATGCCATGGCCAACTCCGTCCGCGCCGCGCTGCTGCGCTTCATCAAGTGGCTCGACTCGCCCGCGGGCCACGGCGTCCTCAAGTGCACCTTGGCCTacaccatcgccagcctgGCCACCTTCCTCTCGCCGCTGTCGAGCTTCCTGGGCACGCCCGACGGCAAGCATGTCGTCGCAACAATCACCGTCTACTTCCACCCGGCGCGGTCCACCGGGTCCATGATCGAggccgtcctcatcgccgtCGTGGCCGTCGCGTACGCCGAGCTCGTTTCGATTCTCTCCATGGTCACCTCCGTCTTTGTCGGCTCCGTCATGGGCCTCGTCACCTTGGCGCATGTATtggtcgtcatcatcttcatcggcggcgcctttggcttcatggGATGGGtcaagcagaagatggcgaaCCCGCTGGTCAATGTCGGCAGCACCCTGGCATCCcttgccatcatctccgTCGTTACGAAAGAAaacgccgtcgtctccaaCGTCTTTTCGAATCAGAAAATCGTCCAAGTCTTCAAGATGCTCGTCATGGGCATCACATCCACCGCCGCTGTCAACGTTTTGGTTTGGAGAGTGTCTGCCCGCGATCTGTTACGCAcctccttggccaaggcaacCGTCTCGCTGGGGGGCATGCTCTCATCCATCACCGCGAGCTTTCTCAAGggagtggaagaaggagacaTGTCTGCCCAGTTTTCTGCAGCCTCGGCCACCTACAACACGACGAACCCGCAAATGCTCAAAAACCTGCGAGAGGCAAAGTTTGAGGACTACCTCCTCGGCCGCGAGAAGATATACGTATTGCAGAGATCCAcagtcaaggccatcgagaCTCTTGCTCGCTCCATCGGCGGCCTACGCAGCGCGGCTAATACCCAGCTGTCCCTCCTCAGGCAGGCCGAATCAGACGATGGGCCGCCGCCCTTGACCCGATTTCTGACAGTTTCGTCCCTTGGCGACTTTGAAGGCATATCTCCTAGCAGTTCCAGTCCGAGAGCTATCCAAGGGACGAGCAGACCCAATTCACCGGGACGGCGACCAAGCACTGCGACGCAACAGGATGGCCCTGCGCCGGCAGCCGTCTTTCATCTATTTGTCGACTTGATGGGGCCctcgatgaagacgctgACCGAAAGCCTTGTTCAGATTCTCCAAGAGCCGCCTCTAGGAACAACCTCCGATTTTGAAGTGACTATTAGCGAAGAACTCCGGCATAACCTCACCGAGGCGCTCGGCGAATTCAATGCGGCGAGGTCCAACGCCTTGCAGCAGGTGTACACCATGATTGAGCAAGAAAAGTCTACTTCGCGACGGATACAGGCTGGCttggaggagattgccgcCGCCTGTGGCCATTTCAGCTTCAGTTTGCAGACATTTGGCGAGGAAATGCAGAAATACCTCGATGTACTTGATGACCTCAAGTATGTCAACGAACATAGCAAGAaaagctggcgctggctttTCTGGTGGAGGAAAGAGGACGCTACTGCGCCAGGACGTAAAATGTCGAGCCTACCGTTTGAAACTTCACCGGAAGCCGAGAGCCTGATCAAGCCCATCCGGAAGCGCGATATGCCCAGGGGTATTCCAGACTCCATGATCCGCCGCAGAGACACTTATAACTGGCAAGCAGCGCCCAATGCCAGCAAGATACTGTCCATGTTTTCTCAGTCTGTCATGAAATTCGCTAGAAAAATTGCCCGAGACGACA TATTGTTTGGTCTCAAGGTGGGCATTGGCGCTTCTCTTTGGGGAATGCTCGCCTTCATAGAAGAGACTCGAGACTTTTATAACCACTATCGCGGCGAATGGGGACTCTTATCCTTCATGATTGTTTGCTCCATGACGGTCGGCGCTTCCAACACAACCGGCTGGGCTCGGTTCCTGGGAACATTTTTCggtgccttcttctccttgttcaACTGGACCGTCAGCCAGGGTAATGCGGCGGCGCTCATCGTACTCGGATGGGCGGTCAGCTTCTGGAACTTTTATCTCATCGTCGCCCGAGGCAAAGCTCCGCTGGGTCGCATGACCATACTGGCATACAACGTGTCAACGCTCTACGCCTATAGCTTGAGCCAGCgggtcgacgacgacgacgacgatgagggtGGAATACACCCGATTATGATGAAGATTGTAAAGCATCGTGTCATTTCCGTCATAACGGGCATCCTCTGGGGATTGATTGTCTGTCGTGTCATCTGGCCCATCTCAGCTCGCCGGAAGTTTAAGGAAGGGGTTTCTATGCTCTATCTTCAAATGGGTCTCATTTGGCGGCGAGGACCGCTGGCTATTCTGCTCCGCACCGACTGTTCCGAGAGTTACCTCAAGTCTGGGGAGCAGGTGGCCATGCAGCGGTACGCCAGCCGCCTGGAAAGTCTGCGCCAATCGGCCTCGTCGGAATTTGAGCTTCGCGGCCCTTTTCCATTTGAGACATATGGCCGCATCATGCGCAGCACCAACCGGATCCTGGACAGTTTCTACGCCATGAGCCTGGTAACACATCGGGAAGGGAATCTTAGTCCAGGCGAGCGAGCCCTTTTGGAGTACACAGCAGCGGAGAGAGCCGTCTTGTGCGACCGTATATGCCACGTCTTTCAAGTGCTCGCCAGCTCCATGATGCTGGAATACCCTTTGACCGACGCGGTTCCCAGCGTCATTGGCATCCGCGATcggctgctggccaagattTTCCAATTCCGCAAGGAGCACTCACCCGAAGCTGTTCGAAACCTGGGCTTTATcgaagagaatgaagccgAGAATGGCGAGAGTAGCCGTGACACtacagctgctgctagcagcagtgACACACAAGTCAGCTTAACGATAGCTGAGGAGAGGGACTATGCTCTCATTTATGCATATACGCTGGTTACGGGCCAGGTGGCACAGGAGCTCAAGATTGCcgagaaggagattgagagtTTGTTTGGTATACTCAACGAAGAGTCACCACTGCTTGTATAA